A stretch of the Panthera uncia isolate 11264 chromosome D1, Puncia_PCG_1.0, whole genome shotgun sequence genome encodes the following:
- the NDUFS8 gene encoding NADH dehydrogenase [ubiquinone] iron-sulfur protein 8, mitochondrial isoform X1, whose translation MGPRQVTDHGKGTFELRPDAKLWMHCLTTATLLRALAQAARAGHPSGRSLHSSTVAATYKFVNMRETSMDMKSVTDRAAQTLLWTELIRGLGMTLSYLFREPATINYPFEKGPLSPRFRGEHALRRYPSGEERCIACKLCEAVCPAQAITIEAEPRADGSRRTTRYDIDMTKCIYCGFCQEACPVDAIVEGPNFEFSTETHEELLYNKEKLLNNGDKWEAEIAANIQADYLYR comes from the exons ATGGGCCCGAGACAAGTCACAGATCACGGGAAGGGCACTTTCGAGCTTCGGCCAGATGCCAAGCTCTGG ATGCACTGCCTGACGACAGCTACACTGCTTCGGGCCCTGGCCCAGGCCGCACGTGCAG GGCACCCCAGTGGCCGGAGCCTCCACAGCAGCACGGTGGCAGCAACCTACA AGTTCGTGAACATGCGGGAGACCTCGATGGACATGAAGTCGGTGACCGACCGGGCGGCTCAGACCCTGCTGTGGACTGAGCTCATCCGAG GCCTGGGCATGACCCTGAGCTACCTGTTCCGGGAACCGGCCACCATTAACTACCCGTTCGAGAAGGGCCCGCTGAGCCCACGCTTCCGGGGGGAGCATGCACTGCGCCGCTACCCGTCCGGAGAAGAGCGCTGTATCGCCTGCAAGCTTTGTGAGGCCGTCTGCCCCGCCCAG GCCATCACCATCGAGGCCGAGCCGCGGGCCGACGGCAGCCGCCGGACCACGCGCTATGACATCGACATGACCAAGTGCATCTACTGCGGCTTCTGCCAGGAGGCTTGCCCCGTGGACGCCATCGTCGAG GGCCCCAACTTTGAGTTCTCCACGGAGACACACGAGGAGCTGCTCTACAACAAGGAGAAACTGCTCAACAACGGGGACAAGTGGGAGGCCGAGATCGCCGCCAACATCCAGGCCGACTACCTGTACCGCTGA
- the NDUFS8 gene encoding NADH dehydrogenase [ubiquinone] iron-sulfur protein 8, mitochondrial isoform X2, whose protein sequence is MHCLTTATLLRALAQAARAGHPSGRSLHSSTVAATYKFVNMRETSMDMKSVTDRAAQTLLWTELIRGLGMTLSYLFREPATINYPFEKGPLSPRFRGEHALRRYPSGEERCIACKLCEAVCPAQAITIEAEPRADGSRRTTRYDIDMTKCIYCGFCQEACPVDAIVEGPNFEFSTETHEELLYNKEKLLNNGDKWEAEIAANIQADYLYR, encoded by the exons ATGCACTGCCTGACGACAGCTACACTGCTTCGGGCCCTGGCCCAGGCCGCACGTGCAG GGCACCCCAGTGGCCGGAGCCTCCACAGCAGCACGGTGGCAGCAACCTACA AGTTCGTGAACATGCGGGAGACCTCGATGGACATGAAGTCGGTGACCGACCGGGCGGCTCAGACCCTGCTGTGGACTGAGCTCATCCGAG GCCTGGGCATGACCCTGAGCTACCTGTTCCGGGAACCGGCCACCATTAACTACCCGTTCGAGAAGGGCCCGCTGAGCCCACGCTTCCGGGGGGAGCATGCACTGCGCCGCTACCCGTCCGGAGAAGAGCGCTGTATCGCCTGCAAGCTTTGTGAGGCCGTCTGCCCCGCCCAG GCCATCACCATCGAGGCCGAGCCGCGGGCCGACGGCAGCCGCCGGACCACGCGCTATGACATCGACATGACCAAGTGCATCTACTGCGGCTTCTGCCAGGAGGCTTGCCCCGTGGACGCCATCGTCGAG GGCCCCAACTTTGAGTTCTCCACGGAGACACACGAGGAGCTGCTCTACAACAAGGAGAAACTGCTCAACAACGGGGACAAGTGGGAGGCCGAGATCGCCGCCAACATCCAGGCCGACTACCTGTACCGCTGA